From the genome of Halomonas sp. I5-271120, one region includes:
- the tusC gene encoding sulfurtransferase complex subunit TusC has translation MNETESSIDESVVEGVAEGDLLVILRHSPHGSSWLREGLDTALVAAAFGQRVSLLFSGDGVLALLTGQQAGALGQKGTHGVIDMLAMYDIETLLVDARALTSRGLGTDDLMLPVSVVEGDALPTLLGRHRLVLNF, from the coding sequence ATGAACGAGACAGAGAGCTCGATAGACGAGAGCGTAGTTGAAGGCGTAGCCGAGGGCGACCTGCTGGTCATTCTGCGCCATTCGCCACACGGCTCCAGTTGGCTACGGGAAGGCCTCGATACTGCGCTGGTGGCCGCCGCCTTCGGGCAGCGGGTGTCGCTGCTGTTTTCAGGTGATGGCGTGTTGGCGCTGTTGACCGGCCAGCAGGCGGGAGCGCTTGGCCAGAAGGGCACCCATGGCGTGATCGATATGCTGGCCATGTATGATATCGAGACGCTGCTGGTCGATGCTCGTGCCCTGACAAGCCGAGGCCTGGGCACTGACGACCTGATGTTGCCGGTATCAGTGGTGGAGGGCGATGCCTTGCCAACGCTGCTCGGTCGCCACCGCTTGGTGCTGAATTTCTGA
- the moaB gene encoding molybdenum cofactor biosynthesis protein B, with product MSERRPGFEPLRIAVLTVSDTRSEDTDRSGQALVERLTAAGHELVEKRILPDDVYVIRAQVAAWIAAPDVQVVLTTGGTGFTGRDSTPEAVDVLLDKRIEGFGELFRHLSWQEIGSSTIQSRCLGGLANATVVFCLPGSTGACRTAWDGILKEQLDGSHKPCNYANLVIPERGTHG from the coding sequence ATGAGCGAGCGTCGCCCCGGCTTCGAACCCCTGCGCATCGCGGTACTCACCGTTTCCGATACCCGTAGCGAAGACACTGACCGCAGCGGCCAGGCACTGGTCGAGCGCCTGACAGCGGCCGGCCATGAGCTGGTCGAAAAGCGCATTCTACCAGACGACGTCTACGTGATCCGCGCCCAGGTCGCCGCCTGGATTGCCGCGCCCGACGTACAGGTGGTGTTGACCACCGGAGGCACGGGCTTCACCGGCCGCGACTCAACTCCAGAAGCGGTCGACGTGCTGCTGGATAAACGCATCGAAGGGTTCGGTGAGCTCTTCCGCCACCTGTCCTGGCAGGAAATTGGCAGCTCGACCATCCAGAGCCGCTGTCTCGGCGGGCTCGCCAATGCCACCGTGGTGTTCTGCCTGCCCGGTTCCACTGGCGCCTGCCGTACCGCCTGGGACGGCATTCTCAAGGAGCAGTTGGATGGCAGCCATAAGCCGTGCAATTACGCCAATCTCGTGATCCCAGAGCGAGGCACTCATGGTTAA
- a CDS encoding Bax inhibitor-1/YccA family protein: protein MAYQDTHVTQRQESAVSANKVLRNTYALLAMTLLFSALTAGAAVAMGVQQMNILVFFIGAYGLMFLVHKTANSAMGLLATFAFTGFMGFTLGPILSAYLTLPNGAALIMNALAMTGATFVGLSAVALITKKDFGFLANFLTAGAIVLILAMVAGIFFQIPALSLAVSAGFVLFSSAAILFQTSEIVHRGGETNYILATITLYVSIYNLFISLLSILGIMSND from the coding sequence ATGGCCTATCAAGACACTCATGTAACACAACGCCAGGAGAGTGCCGTCAGCGCCAACAAGGTGCTGCGTAACACTTACGCGCTGTTGGCCATGACGCTGCTGTTCTCTGCTCTGACCGCCGGCGCTGCCGTGGCCATGGGCGTTCAGCAGATGAATATCCTGGTCTTCTTCATCGGCGCCTACGGGCTGATGTTCCTGGTGCACAAGACCGCCAATTCGGCCATGGGCCTGCTGGCGACCTTCGCCTTCACCGGCTTCATGGGCTTTACCCTGGGGCCGATCCTTAGCGCCTACCTGACGCTGCCCAATGGCGCGGCCCTGATCATGAATGCGCTTGCCATGACGGGCGCGACCTTCGTTGGCCTGTCAGCAGTGGCGCTGATTACTAAGAAAGATTTCGGCTTCCTGGCCAACTTCCTGACGGCCGGTGCCATCGTGCTGATTCTGGCCATGGTGGCGGGTATCTTCTTCCAGATTCCGGCGCTGTCACTGGCGGTGTCTGCAGGCTTCGTGCTGTTTTCGTCAGCCGCCATCCTGTTCCAGACCAGCGAGATCGTGCATCGCGGTGGCGAAACCAACTACATCCTCGCGACCATTACTCTGTACGTCTCTATCTACAACTTGTTCATCAGCCTGCTGTCGATTCTCGGCATCATGAGCAACGACTGA
- the glp gene encoding gephyrin-like molybdotransferase Glp, translating to MADPTSELQSVEDALSALLEGVVPVASEPLACTAAAGRVLADEVAARLDVPAFDNSAMDGYALRAADAGQWLKVSQRIAAGSQAAPLEVGTCARIFTGSELPAGADCVVMQERVERDGDRARMPDDIPTGDNVRRRGRDVSTGAKLLAAGTRLEAAALGQLAGQGITEIKVRRRPRIALLSTGDEIIDPGEPLAPGQIYNSNRPMLRRLIERFGGEVVMAKRVADDFDTTCQLLSEAAEQADVVITTGGVSVGEEDHVKAALEKLGQLDLWRLAMRPGKPLALGRLPNANGEARLVGLPGNPVSSFVGAWIYLRPLLGALLGCPALSKLPRLRVSADFTTHTKARRHYMRVDLRFLPEGIVASAFADQNSAVLSSCVTANALAVIPAHSSVTPGDLIDCLWLTEA from the coding sequence ATGGCTGACCCGACAAGCGAGCTACAGAGCGTCGAAGACGCGCTGTCCGCACTGCTCGAGGGCGTGGTGCCAGTGGCCAGTGAGCCACTGGCCTGCACGGCAGCAGCCGGACGCGTGTTGGCGGATGAAGTCGCTGCGCGCCTGGACGTGCCGGCCTTCGACAATAGCGCCATGGATGGCTACGCTCTGCGAGCCGCCGACGCCGGCCAGTGGCTGAAGGTCAGCCAACGGATTGCCGCGGGCTCTCAGGCCGCACCGCTGGAAGTGGGCACCTGCGCGCGCATCTTCACCGGCAGCGAGCTGCCAGCGGGCGCAGACTGTGTGGTGATGCAGGAGCGCGTCGAACGCGACGGCGACCGGGCCAGGATGCCCGATGACATTCCCACTGGCGATAACGTTCGCCGTCGCGGACGCGATGTCAGCACTGGCGCCAAGCTGCTTGCCGCCGGTACACGACTCGAGGCCGCGGCCCTTGGCCAGTTGGCAGGTCAAGGCATTACCGAGATCAAAGTGCGCCGCCGGCCGAGAATCGCCCTGCTGTCGACCGGCGACGAGATCATCGACCCGGGCGAGCCTCTAGCCCCAGGGCAGATCTACAACTCCAACCGCCCCATGTTGAGACGGCTGATCGAGCGCTTTGGCGGCGAGGTGGTCATGGCCAAGCGCGTCGCCGATGATTTCGATACCACCTGCCAACTGCTTAGCGAAGCCGCCGAGCAGGCCGATGTGGTGATCACCACCGGTGGCGTCAGCGTCGGGGAAGAAGACCACGTCAAAGCGGCCCTGGAGAAGTTGGGACAGCTGGATCTGTGGCGGCTGGCCATGCGGCCAGGGAAACCGTTGGCGCTTGGGCGACTGCCGAATGCCAACGGCGAGGCCCGGCTGGTTGGCCTGCCCGGCAACCCGGTATCGAGCTTCGTCGGCGCCTGGATCTACCTGCGTCCGCTGCTCGGCGCCCTGCTGGGCTGTCCGGCCTTATCCAAGCTGCCAAGGCTCAGGGTCAGCGCCGACTTCACGACTCACACCAAGGCACGGCGACATTACATGCGCGTCGACCTGCGCTTCTTACCCGAGGGAATCGTTGCCAGCGCCTTTGCCGATCAGAATTCGGCAGTGCTGTCTTCCTGTGTGACAGCGAACGCATTGGCCGTGATACCTGCCCATTCAAGCGTGACTCCGGGCGATCTCATCGACTGCCTGTGGCTCACGGAAGCCTGA
- the fdh3B gene encoding formate dehydrogenase FDH3 subunit beta has protein sequence MATMKFMCDAERCIECNGCVTACKNANEVEWGIQRRRVVTLNDGEPTEVSISVACMHCDDAPCIAVCPTETLFKRDDGIVLHDKDLCIGCGYCLYACPFGAPQFPGTEAFGERGKMDKCTFCAGGPADSKEEEYEKYGANRIDEGKLPLCAEMCSTKALIAGDAQTVADIFRQRVVQRGHEDGAWSSTQRVGPQTSMDNLAVDATRQE, from the coding sequence ATGGCGACGATGAAATTCATGTGTGACGCAGAACGCTGCATCGAATGCAACGGCTGCGTGACCGCCTGCAAGAACGCCAACGAAGTGGAATGGGGTATCCAGCGCCGGCGCGTGGTGACGCTGAACGACGGCGAGCCCACCGAAGTCTCGATCTCGGTGGCCTGCATGCACTGCGACGACGCTCCCTGCATCGCGGTGTGCCCGACCGAGACCCTCTTCAAACGCGACGATGGCATCGTGCTGCATGACAAGGACCTGTGCATTGGCTGCGGCTACTGCCTCTACGCCTGCCCCTTCGGCGCCCCGCAGTTCCCGGGCACCGAAGCCTTCGGCGAGCGCGGCAAGATGGACAAGTGCACCTTCTGCGCCGGTGGACCAGCTGACTCCAAGGAAGAGGAGTACGAGAAGTACGGTGCCAACCGCATTGATGAAGGCAAACTGCCACTGTGCGCCGAGATGTGCTCCACCAAGGCACTGATCGCCGGTGATGCTCAGACAGTAGCGGACATCTTCCGTCAGCGGGTGGTTCAGCGCGGACACGAAGATGGCGCATGGTCATCAACCCAGCGAGTCGGCCCGCAAACCTCGATGGATAACCTCGCCGTTGACGCGACCCGTCAGGAGTAA
- a CDS encoding TusE/DsrC/DsvC family sulfur relay protein, which translates to MASSEIYRYLPVLDKEVALDPEGFLVDMGDWSPAVAEALAAEEERTLTAEHWEVIEVLRDFYARYEMAPAMRPLVKAVGLALGAEKGKSLHLMRLFPDSPAKVGARLAGLPKPANCL; encoded by the coding sequence ATGGCCTCTAGTGAAATATACCGTTATCTTCCGGTGCTTGATAAGGAAGTTGCCCTGGATCCTGAAGGGTTTCTGGTCGACATGGGGGACTGGTCGCCGGCGGTAGCCGAGGCGCTGGCGGCAGAGGAGGAGCGCACCCTCACTGCTGAGCACTGGGAGGTAATAGAGGTGCTGCGCGATTTCTATGCGCGCTACGAAATGGCGCCGGCCATGCGCCCGCTGGTCAAGGCCGTGGGGCTGGCGCTGGGCGCCGAAAAGGGCAAGTCGCTACACCTGATGCGATTGTTCCCGGATAGCCCGGCCAAGGTCGGGGCACGGCTTGCCGGGCTGCCCAAGCCAGCCAACTGCCTGTGA
- a CDS encoding DUF1244 domain-containing protein gives MQHLDDATRTELEAAAFRRLLKHLDDNKDVQNIDLMILADFCRNCLSKWLVTAANEHGAELDYEAAREYVYGMPYREWKAHHQAPASPEQLAALEARNQDKKDKA, from the coding sequence ATGCAACATCTCGACGACGCGACCCGCACCGAACTCGAAGCGGCCGCCTTTCGCCGCCTGCTCAAGCACCTAGATGACAACAAGGACGTGCAGAACATCGACCTGATGATTCTTGCCGATTTCTGCCGCAACTGCCTGTCCAAATGGCTAGTGACCGCCGCCAACGAACACGGCGCCGAACTCGACTACGAAGCAGCCCGTGAGTATGTCTACGGCATGCCCTACCGCGAATGGAAAGCGCACCATCAGGCGCCGGCAAGCCCCGAGCAGCTGGCCGCTCTGGAAGCCCGCAATCAGGACAAGAAGGATAAGGCATGA
- a CDS encoding carboxypeptidase-like regulatory domain-containing protein: MMRWSLVVMLALMLAGCQIAPQWPTTPSGEPSIEELPAPEEPPQDGRIPRQVRFPEGEYAALEKTGNASIRGRLYQHDSRGNLVPGAGETVSIAPITTYSAEAAEVVLSGRAIAPADPRAREYTHYARTDADGNFVVNGLPAGDYYVAGRVGALNGRPIIHQVSVRSGQTVSVTLKR, from the coding sequence ATGATGCGATGGAGCTTGGTGGTAATGCTTGCCCTGATGCTTGCGGGCTGCCAGATCGCCCCGCAATGGCCTACGACGCCCAGTGGTGAGCCCAGTATCGAGGAACTGCCAGCGCCCGAAGAACCTCCACAGGATGGCCGCATCCCCCGGCAAGTACGTTTTCCCGAGGGTGAATATGCCGCCCTCGAGAAAACCGGCAATGCCAGCATTCGCGGCCGGCTCTATCAACACGATTCTCGAGGAAACCTGGTCCCCGGGGCCGGCGAAACGGTCTCCATCGCGCCCATCACCACCTACTCGGCAGAAGCTGCCGAGGTCGTACTCTCCGGGCGCGCTATCGCCCCGGCCGACCCGCGCGCCCGGGAATACACGCACTATGCGCGCACCGATGCCGACGGCAATTTCGTGGTCAACGGCCTGCCGGCGGGTGACTACTACGTCGCCGGCCGGGTCGGCGCCCTGAACGGCCGCCCGATCATTCACCAGGTCAGCGTACGAAGCGGCCAGACGGTCTCGGTCACCCTCAAGCGATAA
- a CDS encoding ACP phosphodiesterase, protein MNFLAHAWLSHHGSDDFLYGNLIADGVKGSDLSAWPASVADGIRHHRRADALVDRHPCTRAARGRAPEGRSRYAGIALDLVWDHFLSRLLADDPAQQALILRCYRLLDAQQAPDRLASMVPVLVEQDWLTRYADFTFTCRAIAGIGQRLSGPNRLAELRPWLEADYSQLEADFRSLWPDMEHALRAPGVRLP, encoded by the coding sequence ATGAACTTTCTCGCCCACGCTTGGCTGTCTCACCACGGCAGCGATGACTTTCTGTATGGCAACCTGATCGCCGACGGCGTCAAGGGCAGTGACCTGAGCGCTTGGCCAGCGTCGGTGGCCGATGGAATTCGCCATCATCGCCGTGCCGATGCCCTCGTTGATCGCCATCCTTGCACGAGAGCCGCGCGGGGCAGGGCACCCGAGGGTCGTAGCCGATACGCGGGTATCGCCCTCGATCTGGTCTGGGATCACTTCCTGTCGCGCCTGCTGGCCGACGACCCTGCCCAGCAGGCGCTGATTCTGCGCTGCTATCGGCTGCTCGATGCCCAGCAGGCGCCTGATCGACTGGCGTCGATGGTGCCGGTGCTGGTCGAGCAGGACTGGTTGACCCGCTACGCGGACTTTACCTTCACCTGTCGCGCCATCGCGGGCATTGGTCAACGTCTGAGCGGTCCCAATCGCTTGGCCGAATTGCGCCCCTGGCTGGAAGCCGACTACTCGCAGCTGGAGGCCGACTTCCGCTCGCTTTGGCCGGACATGGAGCACGCGTTGAGGGCGCCTGGTGTCAGGCTTCCGTGA
- a CDS encoding formate dehydrogenase subunit gamma: MHTHNACLALGRRLTLLLLLVTSLLLAGQALAQGADTEGELATAVPPVDAEIWRQVKSGENFIDTRHDSTYSLVNPSGETWRQIRNRWVSPFGLIAVGGMAALILVFYLIVGRKDLQEPRSGRKLLRWSTLSRALHWTVATLFVVLALTGLNLLYGKFVFNPLFGDAIWAAMMSGTKLLHNYLGPIFGFLLIVILAKFLKMNIPNKTDWEWFKKGGGMIGKEHVDAQFANGGEKAWFWLLATAGVLVIASGLVMDFPNYGQGRDTMQWANVIHSLGALALTAVSLGHIYIGTIGTEGALEGMTTGYVDETWAKEHHNLWYEEVKDQAVTPDPSTEANQNGQATQPPGTPS, encoded by the coding sequence ATGCACACCCACAACGCATGCCTGGCCCTTGGCCGGCGGCTGACCCTGCTCCTGCTGCTGGTGACAAGCCTGTTGCTTGCCGGCCAGGCGTTGGCTCAGGGCGCCGATACCGAGGGCGAACTGGCCACCGCCGTGCCACCGGTCGATGCCGAGATCTGGCGACAGGTGAAGAGCGGCGAAAACTTCATCGACACGCGCCACGATTCCACCTACAGCCTGGTCAACCCGAGCGGCGAGACCTGGCGGCAGATTCGCAACCGTTGGGTCTCGCCCTTCGGCCTGATCGCCGTCGGCGGAATGGCCGCTCTGATCCTGGTGTTCTACCTGATCGTCGGTCGCAAGGACCTCCAGGAACCGCGCAGCGGGCGCAAGCTGCTGCGCTGGTCAACACTGTCGCGCGCCTTGCACTGGACAGTCGCGACGCTGTTCGTCGTCCTGGCGCTGACCGGGCTCAACCTGCTGTATGGCAAATTCGTGTTCAACCCTCTGTTTGGCGACGCCATCTGGGCCGCCATGATGTCGGGTACCAAGCTGCTGCATAACTACCTGGGACCGATATTCGGCTTCCTGCTGATCGTCATCCTGGCCAAGTTCCTGAAAATGAACATTCCCAACAAGACTGACTGGGAGTGGTTCAAGAAGGGCGGTGGCATGATCGGCAAGGAGCACGTCGACGCCCAATTCGCTAACGGCGGTGAGAAAGCCTGGTTCTGGTTGCTGGCCACAGCGGGCGTTCTGGTGATCGCCAGTGGCCTGGTAATGGACTTCCCGAACTATGGGCAAGGCCGGGACACCATGCAGTGGGCCAACGTCATCCACTCCCTGGGCGCCCTGGCGCTGACGGCAGTTTCCCTTGGGCATATCTATATCGGCACCATCGGTACCGAAGGCGCTCTGGAAGGCATGACCACCGGCTACGTCGACGAAACCTGGGCCAAGGAGCACCACAACCTGTGGTACGAAGAGGTCAAGGATCAAGCCGTCACCCCTGACCCTTCGACAGAAGCTAACCAGAACGGTCAAGCCACTCAGCCGCCCGGCACCCCCAGCTAG
- the tusD gene encoding sulfurtransferase complex subunit TusD encodes MRYALLVQGAPYSSQASHSALRFARAVVERGHSLDTVFFYHDGVYNAARLAAPPQDEPHLGDAWRALHDEYGTELLVCIAAALRRGLLDEREAARHGKSGHSLEPPFELTGLGQLVEAGFSHDRLVTFSP; translated from the coding sequence ATGCGCTATGCATTGCTGGTTCAGGGGGCGCCCTACAGTTCACAGGCATCCCATTCGGCCCTGCGGTTTGCCCGGGCAGTGGTCGAGCGTGGCCACAGCCTGGATACGGTGTTCTTCTATCACGACGGTGTCTACAATGCGGCTCGCCTGGCGGCGCCGCCACAGGATGAGCCCCACCTGGGTGATGCCTGGCGCGCGCTGCATGACGAGTACGGTACCGAATTGCTGGTATGCATCGCCGCCGCTCTTCGCCGTGGCCTGCTCGACGAACGAGAAGCGGCACGACACGGCAAGTCCGGGCATAGCCTTGAGCCTCCCTTCGAGTTGACCGGGCTTGGCCAGTTGGTGGAAGCGGGATTTAGCCATGATCGCTTGGTCACTTTTTCACCGTGA
- a CDS encoding MDR family oxidoreductase: MFKAILIEKDDAGYRAGLTELDDAQLPEGEVTVRVEYSTLNYKDALAITGKGPVVRRFPMVPGIDLAGTVEASDSASFKPGDRVLLNGWGVGEGHWGGLAQKARLKADWLIPLPEAFSTQQAMAIGTAGYTAMLSVMALERHGLTPASGPVLVTGANGGVGSFSIALLAALGYEVMASTGRPEEADYLKRLGATDVIDRADLAEAGKPLAKERWAGAIDSAGSHTLANVCAGTRYGGVVAACGLAQGMDFPSTVAPFILRGVTLAGIDSVMRTREDRLAAWNRLGETLDTAILDEIAHEIDLGEAIETAAQLIEGKVRGRIVVDVNR; this comes from the coding sequence ATGTTCAAGGCCATCCTGATCGAGAAGGACGATGCCGGCTATCGCGCCGGACTGACGGAGTTGGATGACGCTCAGCTACCCGAGGGCGAGGTGACCGTGCGGGTGGAGTACAGCACGCTTAACTATAAGGATGCCCTAGCCATTACCGGCAAGGGGCCGGTGGTGCGTCGCTTTCCCATGGTGCCGGGGATCGATCTGGCGGGGACCGTCGAGGCAAGCGACTCAGCAAGCTTCAAGCCGGGTGATCGTGTGCTGCTCAATGGCTGGGGCGTCGGTGAGGGCCACTGGGGCGGGCTTGCCCAGAAGGCGCGCCTCAAGGCCGACTGGCTGATCCCGTTGCCCGAGGCCTTTTCGACCCAGCAGGCCATGGCGATTGGTACGGCGGGCTATACCGCCATGCTCTCGGTGATGGCACTCGAGCGCCACGGGCTGACCCCCGCTTCAGGGCCGGTGCTGGTCACTGGGGCCAATGGCGGGGTGGGCAGCTTCTCGATCGCCTTGTTGGCAGCGCTTGGCTATGAGGTCATGGCCTCGACCGGGCGACCGGAGGAGGCGGACTATCTCAAGCGCCTGGGGGCCACGGATGTCATCGATCGGGCTGATCTCGCTGAGGCAGGCAAGCCACTGGCCAAGGAGCGCTGGGCTGGCGCCATCGATTCGGCGGGCAGCCACACCTTGGCCAACGTCTGTGCCGGCACTCGCTATGGCGGAGTAGTGGCGGCCTGTGGGTTGGCTCAGGGCATGGACTTTCCGTCGACCGTGGCGCCGTTCATCCTGCGTGGCGTGACCCTTGCTGGCATCGATAGCGTAATGCGCACCCGCGAGGATCGTCTGGCCGCCTGGAACCGGTTGGGGGAGACCCTGGATACTGCGATTCTTGATGAAATAGCCCACGAGATCGATCTTGGGGAAGCCATCGAAACGGCGGCTCAACTGATCGAGGGTAAGGTACGTGGGCGCATCGTGGTGGATGTGAACCGCTAA
- the tusB gene encoding sulfurtransferase complex subunit TusB: MILHLLNRSPATGGTVDDALAAMGPDDRLLLIEDGVLGALPAQASLFTGLAGRLFALREDLSARGLLDRCADQVNIVDVGGFVTLTEEADKTVSWY; the protein is encoded by the coding sequence ATGATCCTGCACCTTCTCAATCGCTCGCCTGCGACCGGTGGAACCGTCGATGACGCCCTGGCGGCGATGGGCCCCGATGATCGGCTGCTGCTAATCGAAGATGGCGTATTGGGCGCTCTGCCTGCCCAGGCGTCGCTTTTCACGGGCCTTGCAGGGCGGCTCTTTGCCCTGCGGGAGGATCTTTCTGCCCGCGGCTTGCTAGACCGCTGCGCTGATCAGGTGAATATCGTTGACGTTGGGGGCTTCGTGACCCTGACCGAAGAAGCCGACAAGACAGTGAGCTGGTACTGA